The proteins below are encoded in one region of Populus alba chromosome 2, ASM523922v2, whole genome shotgun sequence:
- the LOC118052762 gene encoding protein WALLS ARE THIN 1 produces the protein MADVGGSASSSRMRCSVPERFQLHLAMLALQFGYAGFHVVSRAALNMGVSKLVFPVYRNTIALLLLLPFAYFLEKKERPALTLNFVLQFFLLALVGITANQGFYLLGLENTSPTFASAIQNSVPAITFLMAALLRIEKVRINRRDGIAKVLGTICCVAGASVITLYNGPVIYSPAPHLNRPAPMFVSLGDARGKNWTLGCIYLIGHCLSWSGWLVLQAPVLKKYPARLSVTSYTCFFGLIQFLIIAAFMERDPQAWIFHSGGELFTILYAGVVASGIAFAVQIWCIDRGGPVFVAVYQPVQTLVVAIMASIALGEEFYLGGIIGAVLIIIGLYLVLWGKSEEKKFLALEKAAIQSTPEHGISRVQTHIKTSLTQPLLPSSTENV, from the exons ATGGCTGATGTTGGTGGTTCAGCCTCTTCGAGCAGAATGCGGTGTTCTGTTCCTGAAAGATTCCAACTGCACCTGGCCATGTTGGCCTTGCAGTTTGGTTATGCTGGTTTCCATGTGGTCTCCAGGGCTGCCCTAAATATGGGAGTTAGCAAGCTTGTTTTCCCAGTTTATAGGAACACCATCGCTTTGCTTCTGCTCCTTCCCTTTGCATATTTTCTAGAAAA GAAGGAGAGGCCAGCACTTACCCTCAACTTTGTCCTCCAGTTCTTCCTCCTTGCCCTTGTCGG AATAACAGCAAACCAAGGATTCTACTTGCTGGGCCTGGAAAACACATCTCCAACTTTCGCATCAGCAATCCAAAACTCTGTCCCTGCCATCACCTTTCTCATGGCAGCTCTACTGCG GATAGAGAAAGTTAGAATAAACAGAAGAGATGGAATAGCAAAAGTACTAGGAACCATCTGCTGTGTAGCAGGGGCCTCAGTGATCACTCTATATAATGGTCCGGTCATATACAGCCCAGCCCCGCATCTAAACAGACCCGCACCTATGTTTGTTTCACTTGGAGATGCCAGGGGCAAGAACTGGACCCTTGGTTGCATCTACCTCATCGGCCATTGCCTGTCCTGGTCTGGTTGGCTTGTGTTGCAGGCACCAGTTCTGAAGAAGTACCCTGCTAGGCTCTCGGTCACCTCTTACACTTGTTTCTTTGGGCTTATTCAGTTCTTGATTATTGCTGCCTTCATGGAGAGAGACCCACAGGCTTGGATTTTCCACTCTGGTGGAGAACTCTTCACTATCCTCTATGCA GGAGTGGTGGCATCAGGGATTGCCTTCGCTGTACAGATATGGTGCATTGACAGAGGTGGCCCTGTCTTTGTGGCTGTTTATCAACCTGTTCAAACTCTTGTTGTCGCTATTATGGCCTCCATTGCTTTAGGGGAAGAATTCTATTTAGGAGG GATCATTGGGGCAGTGTTGATCATTATAGGGCTGTACCTGGTCCTATGGGGCAAAAGTGAGGAAAAGAAGTTCTTGGCTTTGGAAAAGGCTGCCATTCAGTCCACTCCTGAGCATGGAATCAGCAGGGTTCAAACCCACATCAAGACCTCCCTCACTCAGCCACTTCTCCCCTCGTCAACGGAAAATGTTTGA
- the LOC118052758 gene encoding transcription initiation factor IIF subunit beta isoform X2, whose translation MEEDHSNGGNSSSSGNLETSKADKAVWLMKCPVVVAKSWKCHHTSSSDSAPLAKVVLSLDPLQSDDPSALQFTMEMARTETGNVPKSYSLNMFKDFVPMGVFSETPQGRVSMEGKVEHKFDMKPHEENIEEYSKLCRDRTKKSMIKNRQIRVIDNDRGVHMRPMPGMVGLISSTSKDKKRTQPVKQSDVKRTRRDRGELEDIMFKLFERQPNWALKQLVQETDQPAQFLKEILNELCVYNKRGTNQGTYELKPEYKKTAEDTDIS comes from the exons atggaGGAAGATCACAGTAATGGTGGAAATAGCAGCAGCAGCGGTAATTTAGAAACATCGAAGGCTGATAAAGCTGTTTGGCTAATGAAGTGTCCAGTAGTGGTTGCAAAGTCATGGAAATGTCATCACACCTCTTCTTCAGATTCCGCTCCTCTCGCTAAAGTCGTTCTCTCCCTCGATCCTCTCCAATCTGACGATCCCTCTGCTCTTCAG TTCACTATGGAGATGGCTCGCACTGAGACTGGGAATGTGCCGAAGAGTTATTCTTTGAATATGTTTAAGGACTTTGTTCCGATGGGTGTCTTTTCGGAGACACCTCAAG GGAGGGTTTCCATGGAAGGAAAAGTGGAACATAAATTTGACATGAAGCCTCACGAGGAAAACATTGAGGAATATAGTAAATTATGCCGCGACAGGACGAAAAAGTCTATGATCAAGAATAGGCAGATACGG GTGATTGATAATGACCGTGGGGTGCACATGAGGCCCATGCCTGGAATGGTTGGCTTGATTTCATCTACCTCCAAG GATAAGAAGAGAACACAACCAGTTAAACAATCAGATGTGAAGAGAACCAGGAGGGATCGTGGTGAATTGGAGGATATCATGTTCAAGTTATTTGAAAGGCAGCCAAATTGGGCGTTAAAGCAGCTTGTTCAAGAAACAGATCAACCTGCG CAATTCTTGAAAGAGATACTGAATGAGCTTTGCGTGTATAATAAGCGGGGAACAAACCAAGGAACTTATGAGCTAAAACCAGAATATAAGAAAACTGCTGAGGATACAG ATATAAGCTAG
- the LOC118052758 gene encoding transcription initiation factor IIF subunit beta isoform X1: protein MEEDHSNGGNSSSSGNLETSKADKAVWLMKCPVVVAKSWKCHHTSSSDSAPLAKVVLSLDPLQSDDPSALQFTMEMARTETGNVPKSYSLNMFKDFVPMGVFSETPQGRVSMEGKVEHKFDMKPHEENIEEYSKLCRDRTKKSMIKNRQIRVIDNDRGVHMRPMPGMVGLISSTSKDKKRTQPVKQSDVKRTRRDRGELEDIMFKLFERQPNWALKQLVQETDQPAQFLKEILNELCVYNKRGTNQGTYELKPEYKKTAEDTDSTQGAC from the exons atggaGGAAGATCACAGTAATGGTGGAAATAGCAGCAGCAGCGGTAATTTAGAAACATCGAAGGCTGATAAAGCTGTTTGGCTAATGAAGTGTCCAGTAGTGGTTGCAAAGTCATGGAAATGTCATCACACCTCTTCTTCAGATTCCGCTCCTCTCGCTAAAGTCGTTCTCTCCCTCGATCCTCTCCAATCTGACGATCCCTCTGCTCTTCAG TTCACTATGGAGATGGCTCGCACTGAGACTGGGAATGTGCCGAAGAGTTATTCTTTGAATATGTTTAAGGACTTTGTTCCGATGGGTGTCTTTTCGGAGACACCTCAAG GGAGGGTTTCCATGGAAGGAAAAGTGGAACATAAATTTGACATGAAGCCTCACGAGGAAAACATTGAGGAATATAGTAAATTATGCCGCGACAGGACGAAAAAGTCTATGATCAAGAATAGGCAGATACGG GTGATTGATAATGACCGTGGGGTGCACATGAGGCCCATGCCTGGAATGGTTGGCTTGATTTCATCTACCTCCAAG GATAAGAAGAGAACACAACCAGTTAAACAATCAGATGTGAAGAGAACCAGGAGGGATCGTGGTGAATTGGAGGATATCATGTTCAAGTTATTTGAAAGGCAGCCAAATTGGGCGTTAAAGCAGCTTGTTCAAGAAACAGATCAACCTGCG CAATTCTTGAAAGAGATACTGAATGAGCTTTGCGTGTATAATAAGCGGGGAACAAACCAAGGAACTTATGAGCTAAAACCAGAATATAAGAAAACTGCTGAGGATACAG ATTCAACACAGGGTGCTTGCTAG
- the LOC118052756 gene encoding V-type proton ATPase subunit a2, translating into MGDGIFGPTMDLMRSEPMQLVQLIIPIESAYRTISYLGDLGLFQFNDLNAEKSPFQRTYAAQIKRCEEMARKLRFFKEQMTKAGLSPTRSLRSSDIDLDRLEVVLGELESELIEINSNNEMLQHSYNELSEYKLVLQKAGELFHSAQSSVAAQQSELEAYNTAEASIDSALLLEQEMTMDPSKQVKLGYISGLVAREKAMAFERILFRATRGNVFLKQSVLENAVVDPVSGDKVEKNVFIVFYSGERAKNKILKLCEGFGANRYPFLEDLNKQFQIISQVSGRLAELKTTIDVGLAHWSNLLQTIGFEFEQWNFLVKKEKSIYHTLNMLNMDVTKKCLVAEGWCPVFATDQIQNGLRRATLDSSSQIGTIFHVLQTKDSPPTYFRTNKFTSAFQEIVDAYGVAKYQEANPSVYTIVTFPFLFAVMFGDWGHGICLLVATLYFIFREKKLSSQKLGDIMEMAFSGRYVIMMMAIFSIYTGLIYNEFFSVPFELFGLSAYGCRDQSCGDASTAGLVKVRATYPFGLDPKWHGTRSELPFLNSMKMKMSILFGVAQMNLGIIISYFNAKFFGDHINIWYQFVPQMIFLNSLFGYLSLLIIVKWCTGSQADLYHVMIYMFLSPTDDLDDNQLFFGQKFFQILLLLSALAAVPWMLFPKPFLLKKQHEERFQGQSYARLDSSDYSPEIEPHSVSHNHEEFEFSEVFVHQLIHTIEFVLGAVSNTASYLRLWALSLAHSELASVFYDKVLLLSWGYNSILARSIGLIVFIFATVGVLLVMETLSAFLHALRLHWVEFQNKFYVGDGYKFYPFSFASLGEDDE; encoded by the exons ATGGGCGACGGAATTTTTGGCCCAACCATGGATCTGATGCGATCGGAGCCGATGCAATTAGTGCAACTTATCATTCCTATCGAATCAGCTTATCGCACCATTTCTTATCTCGGTGACCTCGGCCTCTTCCAATTCAATGAT CTTAATGCGGAAAAGAGCCCGTTCCAACGGACGTATGCTGCCcag ATTAAAAGATGCGAAGAAATGGCTCGCAAGCTACGTTTCTTCAAGGAGCAAATGACAAAGGCTGGGTTGTCACCGACAAGATCTTTAAGAAGTAGTGATATTGATCTGGATCGTTTGGAG GTGGTGCTTGGAGAACTGGAATCGGAGCTGATAGAGATAAATTCGAATAATGAAATGCTACAGCACTCTTACAATGAACTATCAGAATATAAGCTTGTCTTGCAGAAG GCTGGTGAACTTTTTCACTCTGCTCAAAGCAGTGTTGCAGCTCAGCAGAGTGAACTTGAAGCATATAACACTGCTGAAGCATCCATTGACAGTGCATTATTGTTGGAGCAA GAAATGACAATGGATCCATCAAAGCAAGTTAAGCTGGGGTATATCAGTGGTCTTGTTGCAAGAGAAAAGGCAATGGCTTTTGAAAGGATTTTGTTTCGAGCAACTAGGGGCAATGTCTTTTTGAAGCAATCCGTGCTTGAAAATGCTGTTGTTGATCCCGTGTCAGGGGACAAG gttgaaaaaaatgtattcatTGTCTTCTATTCTGGTGAAAGAGCAAAGAACAAGATTCTTAAACTCTGTGAAGGTTTTGGAGCAAATCGCTACCCATTTCTGGAGGACCTAAACAAACAGTTTCAGATAATTTCTCAG GTGTCTGGAAGACTTGCTGAGCTTAAAACTACTATAGATGTTGGGTTGGCGCACTGGAGCAATTTGTTACAAACCATTGGCTTTGAGTTTGAGCAGTGGAATTTTCTG GTGAAGAAGGAAAAATCTATATACCACACTTTAAATATGCTCAACATGGATGTGACAAAGAAGTGTCTTGTTGCTGAAGGTTGGTGCCCAGTTTTTGCAACAGATCAG ATACAAAATGGATTACGGCGAGCAACTTTAGACAGCAGCTCACAAATTGGAACCATATTCCATGTTTTGCAGACAAAGGATTCACCCCCTACCTATTTCCGAACAAACAAATTTACTTCTGCTTTTCAAGAAATTGTAGATGCATATGG GGTTGCCAAGTACCAGGAAGCAAATCCTAGTGTATACACAATTGTCACATTTCCCTTCCTTTTTGCTGTTATGTTTGGTGATTGGGGCCATGGTATTTGCTTGCTGGTGGcaacattatattttattttcagggaAAAGAAACTTTCCAGTCAG AAGCTTGGAGACATTATGGAAATGGCTTTCAGTGGCCGTTATGTGATAATGATGATGGCAATTTTTTCAATCTACACGGGGTTGATATACAATGAATTCTTTTCGGTTCCATTTGAGCTGTTCGGGCTGTCAGCCTATGGGTGTCGTGACCAGTCTTGCGG GGATGCTTCTACTGCTGGTCTAGTTAAGGTTCGCGCCACTTATCCATTTGGTTTGGATCCTAAATGGCATGGTACCCGGAGCGAGTTACCTTTTCTTAACtcaatgaagatgaagatgtcaattttatttggaGTGGCCCAGATGAATCTCGGTATCATAATAAGTTACTTCAATGCAAAGTTCTTTGGAGATCACATAAATATCTG GTATCAATTTGTGCCCCAGATGATTTTCTTAAACAGCTTGTTTGGTTACCTTTCACTCCTCATAATAGTGAAATGGTGCACTGGTTCACAAGCTGATCTATACCATGTGATGATATACATGTTTCTAAGTCCCACTGATGATTTGGACGACAATCAGCTTTTTTTCGGCCAGAAATTTTTTCAG ATCTTGTTGCTACTATCAGCCCTTGCTGCTGTCCCATGGATGTTGTTTCCAAAGCCTTTTCTATTGAAGAAACAACATGAGGAA AGGTTCCAAGGTCAATCATATGCACGGCTGGACAGCAGTGATTACTCTCCTGAAATCGAGCCGCATTCTGTTTCTCATAACCATGAGGAATTCGAGTTCAGCGAGGTGTTTGTTCACCAACTTATACATACCATAGAGTTTGTGCTTGGAGCAGTGTCGAATACAGCTTCATATTTACGTTTATGGGCCCTGAG TCTGGCCCATTCAGAGCTAGCAAGTGTATTCTATGACAAGGTTCTTCTTCTATCCTGGGG GTACAACAGCATCTTAGCTCGCAGTATTGGCTTGATTGTATTTATATTTGCAACTGTTGGTGTCCTACTAGTGATGGAGACCCTTAGTGCATTCTTACATGCCTTGAGGCTTCATTGGGTAGagtttcaaaacaaattttacgTGGGAGATGGATACAAATTCTATCCATTTTCATTTGCTTCGCTTGGTGAAGATGATGAGTGA
- the LOC118052757 gene encoding cysteine proteinase 15A has protein sequence MERFSLLAPLLLTLLCSAVASTVSSNDLDDPLIKQVVSDGEDDLLNAEHHFTSFKSKFGKTYATQEEHDYRFGVFKANLRRAKKHQMIDPTAAHGVTKFSDLTPKEFRRQFFGLKRRLRLPTDANQAPILPTTDLPADFDWRDHGAVTEVKDQGSCGSCWSFSATGALEGAHYLATGELASLSEQQLVDCDHECDPEEYGACDSGCDGGLMNNAFEYALKAGGLEREEDYPYTGTDGGTCKFDKSKVVASVSNFSVVSIDEDQIAANLVKHGPLSVAINAVFMQTYVGGVSCPYICSKRQDHGVLLVGYGSAGYAPIRFKEKPFWIIKNSWGENWGENGYYKICRGRNICGVDSMVSTVAAIHTTAQ, from the exons ATGGAGCGCTTTTCTCTGCTCGCTCCCCTCCTTCTTACACTCCTATGCTCCGCTGTCGCATCCACAGTATCTTCCAACGACCTCGACGATCCTTTAATCAAACAAGTTGTATCAGACGGCGAGGATGATCTCCTCAACGCAGAGCATCATTTCACTTCTTTCAAATCCAAATTCGGCAAAACATACGCGACTCAAGAAGAGCATGATTACCGATTTGGTGTTTTCAAAGCTAATCTTCGCCGTGCCAAGAAACACCAGATGATAGATCCCACCGCTGCCCACGGCGTCACCAAGTTCTCTGACCTGACACCGAAAGAATTCCGACGCCAGTTCTTTGGATTGAAGCGGCGGCTACGGTTGCCTACGGACGCTAACCAGGCGCCGATCCTTCCTACTACTGATCTACCTGCTGATTTTGACTGGCGCGATCACGGTGCCGTTACCGAAGTCAAAGACCAG ggaTCGTGTGGATCGTGCTGGTCGTTTAGTGCTACCGGGGCGTTAGAAGGAGCTCATTATTTAGCCACAGGAGAGCTTGCGAGCTTGAGTGAGCAGCAGCTTGTGGACTGCGACCATGAG TGTGATCCAGAAGAATATGGTGCCTGTGACTCTGGGTGCGACGGTGGGCTGATGAATAATGCCTTCGAGTACGCACTCAAGGCTGGCGGACTTGAACGTGAGGAAGACTATCCTTACACTGGAACTGACGGTGGCACTTGCAAATTTGACAAGAGCAAAGTTGTAGCATCCGTATCTAACTTCAGTGTTGTCTCAATCGATGAAGATCAAATTGCTGCGAATCTGGTGAAGCATGGTCCACTCTCAG TGGCGATCAATGCAGTTTTTATGCAGACATATGTAGGTGGAGTTTCATGCCCATACATCTGCTCGAAGCGTCAGGATCACGGGGTGCTACTGGTGGGGTATGGATCCGCTGGTTATGCTCCTATCCGGTTTAAGGAAAAGCCCTTCTGGATTATCAAGAATTCATGGGGAGAGAATTGGGGAGAGAATGGCTATTACAAAATCTGTAGGGGTCGCAATATCTGTGGTGTGGATTCCATGGTTTCAACTGTTGCTGCAATTCACACTACAGCTCAGTAG
- the LOC118052760 gene encoding histone H3.2 translates to MARTKQTARKSTGGKAPRKQLATKAARKSAPATGGVKKPHRFRPGTVALREIRKYQKSTELLIRKLPFQRLVREIAQDFKTDLRFQSSAVAALQEAAEAYLVGLFEDTNLCAIHAKRVTIMPKDIQLARRIRGERA, encoded by the coding sequence ATGGCACGTACCAAGCAGACTGCAAGAAAATCCACCGGAGGCAAGGCACCTCGTAAGCAGCTCGCAACAAAGGCTGCCCGCAAATCTGCTCCAGCAACCGGAGGTGTGAAGAAACCCCATCGTTTCAGGCCAGGAACTGTGGCCTTGAGAGAAATCAGGAAGTACCAAAAGAGTACCGAGCTCTTGATCCGCAAGCTTCCCTTCCAAAGGCTCGTGAGAGAAATTGCTCAGGATTTCAAGACCGATCTCAGGTTCCAGAGCAGTGCTGTCGCAGCTCTTCAAGAAGCAGCCGAGGCTTATCTCGTGGGTCTGTTTGAGGATACAAATCTGTGTGCTATTCATGCCAAGAGGGTTACCATCATGCCCAAGGATATCCAGTTGGCTAGAAGGATCAGGGGCGAAAGGGCTTAA